The Terriglobia bacterium genome contains a region encoding:
- a CDS encoding sulfite exporter TauE/SafE family protein: MIPGVLSQPWQLSFILLAAFAAGMVNSVAGGGTLLSFPTLVWAGRDPLLANATNTIALWPGSLGGLWGYRREVTGSGRFAAALLGPSVLGGILGAVLLLRTPSRTFAGLVPWLILLATALLALQEPASRLVVRLGADRRSPAWWAGAVAFQFLVGVYGGYFGAGIGILMLAALGLLGLTDIHQMNGLKNFLAFSINATAAVYFVASGAVLWSDGLPMAASAVCGGVAGAAIARKVGRRAVRRVVVTIGLLMAISLFLRGI; this comes from the coding sequence ATGATCCCCGGCGTGCTCAGCCAGCCATGGCAGCTCTCCTTCATCCTCCTCGCGGCGTTCGCGGCGGGGATGGTGAACTCCGTGGCGGGGGGTGGAACGCTCCTCTCGTTCCCCACGCTGGTTTGGGCAGGGCGGGATCCGCTGCTGGCGAACGCCACCAACACGATCGCCCTCTGGCCCGGCTCCCTGGGAGGCCTCTGGGGCTACCGGCGGGAGGTCACGGGAAGCGGGCGGTTCGCCGCGGCGCTGCTCGGACCTTCCGTCCTGGGTGGAATCCTCGGCGCGGTGCTGCTGCTCCGCACCCCTTCGAGGACGTTCGCCGGGCTTGTGCCGTGGCTCATCCTCCTGGCCACGGCGCTCCTGGCCCTCCAGGAGCCGGCCTCCCGCCTCGTGGTGCGCCTCGGTGCCGATCGCCGGAGCCCCGCCTGGTGGGCCGGCGCGGTGGCGTTCCAGTTCCTCGTCGGGGTGTACGGCGGGTACTTCGGCGCGGGGATCGGCATCCTCATGCTGGCCGCGCTGGGCCTTCTGGGTCTCACCGACATTCACCAGATGAACGGTCTCAAGAACTTCCTGGCGTTCTCGATCAACGCGACCGCGGCCGTCTACTTCGTCGCCTCCGGAGCGGTGCTGTGGAGCGACGGGCTCCCCATGGCGGCTTCCGCGGTCTGCGGCGGGGTCGCCGGCGCGGCGATCGCGCGCAAGGTCGGGCGCCGAGCGGTGCGGCGCGTCGTGGTGACGATCGGACTCCTCATGGCGATCTCCCTCTTCCTGCGCGGGATCTGA
- the sthA gene encoding Si-specific NAD(P)(+) transhydrogenase codes for MEHYDVLILGGGPAGERAAIGAARIGKKVALIERENVVGGTCINWGTIPSKTLRESALFVLSLTRNKVEGIRTEIADRITVQDFMFRERRVVQRELELVNRTLDRYKVEVFEGHGRLVDEHTVSVSGPDGKENRRFSGDVIVIATGSLPSRPEIVPFDHETVFDSNTILQLPRMPATMLVLGAGVIGVEYASIFAALGVRIVLVDTRDQLLPYLDREIAGILERELVKLGVEILRGDACERIERVGSEPPRVRCRTRSGRVLEVDAMLYAVGRDGNTRDLGLEGVGIRPNARGLLEVNEWYQTVHPHIFAVGDVIGYPALASTSMEQGRQAIRHAYDVRGPRGRTTILPFALYSIPEVSYIGETEAGLLEKSVDFVVGRGRYEYNPRGQIMGDTEGLLKLLFETDSGRLVGAHMIGHGASELVHIGQAFLNADADATTIAETLFNYPTLSDLYRHAALEALAERRRRLAR; via the coding sequence ATGGAGCATTACGACGTCCTGATCCTCGGAGGCGGACCGGCGGGCGAGCGGGCGGCGATCGGCGCGGCGCGCATCGGCAAGAAGGTCGCGCTGATCGAGCGCGAGAACGTCGTCGGGGGAACCTGCATCAACTGGGGGACGATTCCGAGCAAGACGCTGCGCGAGAGCGCCCTGTTCGTGCTCTCCCTCACCCGGAACAAGGTCGAGGGAATCCGGACGGAAATCGCCGACCGCATCACGGTCCAGGACTTCATGTTCCGGGAGCGACGCGTGGTCCAGCGCGAGCTCGAGCTGGTCAACAGGACGCTGGACAGGTACAAGGTCGAGGTCTTCGAGGGACACGGCCGCCTCGTCGACGAGCACACCGTGTCGGTCTCCGGTCCCGACGGGAAGGAGAACCGCCGATTCTCCGGCGACGTGATCGTGATCGCCACCGGGTCGCTGCCCAGCCGTCCCGAGATCGTTCCCTTCGATCACGAGACCGTCTTCGACAGCAACACGATCCTCCAGCTCCCTCGAATGCCGGCGACGATGCTGGTCCTGGGAGCGGGAGTGATCGGCGTCGAGTACGCGTCGATCTTCGCGGCTCTCGGCGTGCGCATCGTCCTCGTCGACACGCGGGACCAGCTCCTACCGTATCTCGACCGGGAGATCGCCGGGATCCTCGAGCGCGAGCTCGTGAAGCTCGGCGTCGAGATCCTGCGGGGGGACGCCTGCGAGCGGATCGAGCGCGTCGGCTCCGAGCCGCCGCGGGTCCGCTGCCGGACCCGGTCGGGCCGCGTCCTCGAGGTCGACGCGATGCTCTACGCCGTCGGCCGCGACGGGAACACCCGGGACCTCGGGCTCGAGGGCGTCGGCATCCGCCCCAACGCGCGCGGCCTCCTGGAGGTCAACGAGTGGTACCAGACGGTCCACCCGCACATCTTCGCCGTCGGGGACGTCATCGGGTACCCTGCCCTCGCCAGCACCTCGATGGAGCAGGGCCGTCAGGCGATCCGGCACGCCTACGATGTTCGGGGGCCTCGGGGCCGGACGACGATCCTGCCGTTCGCGCTCTACTCCATCCCCGAGGTGAGCTACATCGGCGAGACCGAGGCGGGGCTCCTCGAGAAGTCCGTGGACTTCGTCGTGGGCCGCGGCCGCTACGAGTACAACCCCCGCGGACAGATCATGGGCGACACCGAGGGTCTCCTGAAGCTCCTGTTCGAGACGGACTCGGGACGCCTCGTCGGAGCGCACATGATCGGCCACGGCGCGAGCGAACTCGTTCACATCGGCCAGGCGTTCCTGAACGCCGACGCCGACGCCACCACCATCGCCGAGACCCTCTTCAACTACCCGACGCTCTCGGACCTCTACCGTCACGCGGCGCTCGAGGCGCTCGCGGAGCGCCGGCGCAGGCTGGCGCGCTGA
- a CDS encoding FKBP-type peptidyl-prolyl cis-trans isomerase produces the protein MKLIATSLAVVLLLAAPAWAQTPASTAAGVPALDTDEQKALYALGIWLSNQAAPFSLTAAELEYVKAGLIDGILGHEKRVDLQAFRQKLNEMAMSRIAAGEKKAGQAYAEKAAAETGAVKKASGLIYFELKPGTGDSPKATDKVKVNYSGAFIDGTVFDSSDKHGGPAELSLSQMIRCWTEGVQLMKVGGKSKLVCQSDIAYGDTGNPGIKPGATLVFEVELLEIMKPDSGTPAAAKPASAKPGAAKLETAKPETAK, from the coding sequence ATGAAGCTCATCGCCACCTCCCTCGCCGTTGTCCTCCTCTTGGCCGCGCCGGCCTGGGCCCAGACCCCGGCTTCCACGGCGGCCGGGGTACCCGCGCTCGACACCGACGAGCAGAAGGCCCTTTACGCGCTCGGCATCTGGCTGAGCAATCAGGCGGCGCCGTTCAGCCTGACGGCCGCCGAGCTGGAGTACGTGAAGGCCGGCTTGATCGACGGCATCCTCGGTCACGAGAAGAGGGTCGATCTCCAGGCCTTCCGTCAGAAGCTCAACGAGATGGCCATGTCGCGGATCGCCGCCGGCGAGAAGAAGGCGGGACAGGCCTACGCGGAGAAGGCCGCGGCGGAGACGGGGGCCGTGAAGAAGGCCTCGGGCCTCATCTATTTCGAGCTCAAGCCGGGCACAGGCGACAGCCCGAAGGCGACCGACAAGGTGAAGGTCAACTACTCGGGGGCCTTCATCGACGGAACCGTATTCGACAGCTCCGACAAGCACGGCGGACCTGCGGAGTTGAGTCTGAGTCAGATGATTCGCTGCTGGACCGAGGGCGTGCAGCTCATGAAGGTCGGCGGCAAGAGCAAGCTCGTGTGCCAATCGGACATCGCCTACGGCGACACCGGGAACCCGGGGATCAAGCCCGGCGCGACCCTCGTGTTCGAGGTCGAGCTGCTCGAGATCATGAAGCCCGACAGCGGGACTCCCGCCGCCGCGAAGCCCGCGTCCGCGAAGCCCGGCGCCGCGAAGCTCGAAACCGCCAAGCCCGAGACCGCGAAGTAG